The Stomatobaculum sp. F0698 genomic sequence AAGGCAACGAAGCGGTCAGCGAAATGCCCGAGCGCGCGGCAGACACGACACCCACGCCCGAAGCGGATGCCGGTCAAGAAGCCGAGATAGTCCCCGCTGCGGACAGTGAAACGAAAACAGGCGCGCCGGAAACGCCTGCGAACGCATGAGGCCTTTCAAAACGCAGGATACGAAGTGCACAAACAAAAAAGTGTCAGGTCGAAGGACCTGACACTTTTTGTTATTCACTCCGCAGCGCATCGATCGGGTTTAAGGATGCCGCGCGCTTTGCCGGCATGTAACCGAAAATCAGACCGATGGCGACCGAAACCGTAAACGAGATGAACACGGCATTCGGTGTCGCCGCAACGCTGTAGCCCACAAACATCGTGACGATGTTCAGGATACCGCTGCCGATCCCGATACCGATCAGTCCGCCGAGCACCGAGGTGGTAATCGCCTCGAGCACGAACTGCTGCAGGATAACACCCGGGCGCGCGCCGAGTGCCTTACGAATACCGATTTCCCGCGTTCGCTCCGTGACCGAGACCAGCATGATGTTCATGACGCCGACACCCGCGACAAAGAGCGAGATACCCGCAATGCCGCCGATCAGGACCGACATCTGCGCCATCATCCGGTTAATCTGGTCGAGCATTTCGGCCATGGCCATCAAATTGTAATTTTTCTTATTGCGGAATACCGAGTAGAGATATTCCTGCAGACTCTTCTTCGCACTCAGCACGGCTGCCTTGTCCGTGCTCTTGGAGGCAAAGAGATAGGCGGAAGGCTGTGCCGTGTGCGCCATCTTGAGCGCTGTGGAATACGGGAGCAGGAGGACATCATCCGTTCCGCTCTCTTCCATCTTGCCCTTGCTCTTCTGCTCTAAAACACCGACCACCGTCAAGTTCACACCGGCGAAACTTACCTTCTCGCCGAGT encodes the following:
- a CDS encoding ABC transporter permease gives rise to the protein MLQSFKLALKSIWSNKVRSALTMFGIIIGVSSVIILVSLMNGYLNSQISQWGDLGANNINVSVINQPSRSVTMDEMYAYLDEHKDLFAGMSPTVTPGGGTIKVGSKKLENTGLTGVSESYADLVDKKIAKGRFLSYADVASKQEVCVLGAYTAQRLFGSGGAALGEKVSFAGVNLTVVGVLEQKSKGKMEESGTDDVLLLPYSTALKMAHTAQPSAYLFASKSTDKAAVLSAKKSLQEYLYSVFRNKKNYNLMAMAEMLDQINRMMAQMSVLIGGIAGISLFVAGVGVMNIMLVSVTERTREIGIRKALGARPGVILQQFVLEAITTSVLGGLIGIGIGSGILNIVTMFVGYSVAATPNAVFISFTVSVAIGLIFGYMPAKRAASLNPIDALRSE